The genomic region ACGTCGAGGCCCTTGGTGCGGTCGAAGTCGGCGGGCTGCTGGGCGACGACCTGGATGCCCGGGTAGGCCTTGAGGCCGTTCGCGAAGCCCTGGGCGCGCTCGCGGGCGGCGGAGGTGCCGGCCTGCCCCTGGAGGATCACGATCTTGCCCTTGCCGCCCAGCCTGTCGGCGATGGTCTTGGCGGCGAGTTCACCGCCGGTGACGTTGTCGGAGGCGACGAGGGTGTCCGTCCTGGCGTTGTTCACGCCGCGGTCGACGGCGATGACCGGGATCTTCGCCTTGTCGGCGGCCTTCACGGAGTTGCTCGCCGCGTCCGAGTCGACCGGGTTGACGATGATCGCGCCGAGCCCGGAACTGGTGAAGTTCTGGAGCTGGTTGGCCTGCTGCGAGGCGTCGTTCTGGGCGTCCGTGACGGTCAGGTCCACGCCCAGCTTCTTCGCCTCGGCCTGGGCGCCCGCCCGGATCTGCACGAAGAAGGGGTTGTTGAGGGTGGACAGCGACAGGCCCATCTTCGGGGTGCTCGCGGCGGAGGAGCCGTTGTGCAGGAAGGACGTGGCGCCGACGATCGCGACGGTGACGACGGCCGCGAGCGCGTAGGTCGCCGCCTGCCTGCCCTTGTCGCCGCCGGTGCCGGCCGCGACCGGGGTGGCCCCGGCCTTGCGGCGCGCGGTGTCGAGCAGCACGGCCAGCGCGATGACGACGCCGATGACGACCTGCTGCCAGAACGCCGACACGTTCAGCAGGTTGAGCCCGTTGCGCAGCACGGCCAGGATCAGCGCGCCGATGAGTGTGCCGGACGCCTTGCCGGTGCCGCCCGCGAGGGAGGCGCCGCCGATGACGACCGCGGCGATCGCGTCCAGCTCGTAGCCGTCGGCGGCCTGCGGCTGCGCGGAGGACAGCCGGGCGGCGAGGACGACACCGGCGACGGCGGCGAAGACGCCCGAGAACGCGTAGATCGCGAGCTTCTGCTTCTTCACGCGCAGCCCGGACAGCCGCGCGGCCTCCTCGTTGCCGCCGATCGCGTACATCGAGCGGCCGATGTACGTCCGGCCGAGCACGAACGCGGCGATCAGGCCCATCACGACCATGACGAGCACCGGCACCGGCAGCCATCCGCCGAGTGTGTCGCCGAGGTGGGAGACCGAGTCGGGGAAGGCGATCGGGGAGCCCTCGGAGATGACGAGGGACAGGCCGCGGGCCACCGACAGCATCGCCAGCGTCGCGATGAACGGCGGCAGCTTGCCGTAGGAGATCAGGATGCCGTTGACCAGGCCGCACGCGATGCCGGTCGCTATGGCGAGCAGGACGGCGAGGAACACGGGGACGCCCGCCGACGTGGCGCTCCACGCGAGGACCGTGGCCGACAGCGCGGCGACCGAGCCGACCGACAGGTCGATGCCCGCCGAGACGATCACGAAGGTGACGCCGAAGGCGAGGATGGCGGTCACGGCCGCCTGGACGCCGACGTTGAGGAGGTTGTCCGTCGTCAGGAAGTCGCCGGACAGCGCCGACATCGCGATGACGAGGACGATGAGCGCGGTGAGCGCGCCGTTGTCGAGCAGGAGACGGCGCAGGCCGCCCGAGGCGCCACCCGCGCCCGTCGTGCTCTTGAGCGTGTCAGTGGCCACGGGAGGCCTCCGTTCCGGTCGTGGTCGTTGCGGTGGGGGTACTGACGGCGAGTGCCATCACGGCGTCCTGGGTCGCCTCGTCGGCGGAGAGTTCGCCGGCGATCCGGCCCTGCGCCATCACCAGCACCCGGTCGCTCATGCCGAGCACCTCGGGAAGGTCGCTGGAGATCATCAGGACGGCCGCGCCGGCGGCGGTGAGTTCGTTGACGAGCTGGTAGATCTCGACCTTGGCGCCGACGTCGATGCCGCGCGTCGGCTCGTCGAGGATCAGCACCTTGGTGTCGGCGAGCAGCCACTTGCCGATGACGACCTTCTGCTGGTTGCCGCCGGACAGCGTGCGCACGTGCTGGCCGAGGCCCGCCATCCGCACCCCGAGCTGGCCCGCGATCCGCTCGGCGGCCTCGCGCTGCCCCTTGAGGTCGACGAGCCCGGCGCGGGTGGCCGACCGCAGCGTCACCAGCCCGAGGTTCTCCTCGACCGACGCGTCCAGCACCAGGCCCTGGCCCTTGCGGTCCTCGGGGATGAGCCCGATGCCCGCGGTCATCGCCGCGTTGACGTCGTACTTGGGGACGGTGGAACCGGCGACCTTCACGGCCCCCTTGTCGTAGGGGTCCGCCCCGAACACGGCCCGTACGACCTCCGTACGGCCGGCGCCGACCAGCCCCGCGATGCCGACCACCTCACCGGCGTGCACCTCGAAGCTGACGTCGTGGAAGACGCCGTCCCGGGTCAGCCCTTCGACGGTGAGCAACGCGGCGCCCCTGTCGGCCCGTTCGCGCGGGTACTGCTGCTCGATGGAGCGCCCCACCATGAGCCGTACGAGCTCGTCCTCGGGGGTGGAGGCCGGGACCTGCCCGACGCTCCTGCCGTCCCGGACGACCGTCACCCGGTCGCCCAGGGCGGCG from Streptomyces chartreusis NRRL 3882 harbors:
- a CDS encoding substrate-binding domain-containing protein; translation: MATDTLKSTTGAGGASGGLRRLLLDNGALTALIVLVIAMSALSGDFLTTDNLLNVGVQAAVTAILAFGVTFVIVSAGIDLSVGSVAALSATVLAWSATSAGVPVFLAVLLAIATGIACGLVNGILISYGKLPPFIATLAMLSVARGLSLVISEGSPIAFPDSVSHLGDTLGGWLPVPVLVMVVMGLIAAFVLGRTYIGRSMYAIGGNEEAARLSGLRVKKQKLAIYAFSGVFAAVAGVVLAARLSSAQPQAADGYELDAIAAVVIGGASLAGGTGKASGTLIGALILAVLRNGLNLLNVSAFWQQVVIGVVIALAVLLDTARRKAGATPVAAGTGGDKGRQAATYALAAVVTVAIVGATSFLHNGSSAASTPKMGLSLSTLNNPFFVQIRAGAQAEAKKLGVDLTVTDAQNDASQQANQLQNFTSSGLGAIIVNPVDSDAASNSVKAADKAKIPVIAVDRGVNNARTDTLVASDNVTGGELAAKTIADRLGGKGKIVILQGQAGTSAARERAQGFANGLKAYPGIQVVAQQPADFDRTKGLDVMSNLLQAHPDVQGVIAANDEMALGAIKALGSKAGTSVSVVGFDGTPDGLKAVEGGTLYASVAQQPSQLGKIAVDNALKALQGKKVEETVKVPVKVVTKENVAGFSG
- a CDS encoding sugar ABC transporter ATP-binding protein; amino-acid sequence: MSNADELLRIEGIRKTFPGVVALDGVDFDLRRGEVHVLLGENGAGKSTLIKMLSGAYTPDAGRILVGGEEVRIQGAQDSERLGIATIYQEFNLVPDLTVAENIFLGRQPRRFGMIDRKRMEADAEVLLARVGVNVSPRARVRELGIARLQMVEIAKALSLDARVLIMDEPTAVLTSEEVDKLFAIVRTLREDGVGIVFITHHLEEIAALGDRVTVVRDGRSVGQVPASTPEDELVRLMVGRSIEQQYPRERADRGAALLTVEGLTRDGVFHDVSFEVHAGEVVGIAGLVGAGRTEVVRAVFGADPYDKGAVKVAGSTVPKYDVNAAMTAGIGLIPEDRKGQGLVLDASVEENLGLVTLRSATRAGLVDLKGQREAAERIAGQLGVRMAGLGQHVRTLSGGNQQKVVIGKWLLADTKVLILDEPTRGIDVGAKVEIYQLVNELTAAGAAVLMISSDLPEVLGMSDRVLVMAQGRIAGELSADEATQDAVMALAVSTPTATTTTGTEASRGH